The genomic DNA TTGAAGCGCGCAACACCGCCAAGCAGCGCCCGGTCATCGCCAAAGCGACGATCGCCGCGCAGCTCGACAAAGTCCTCACACATGCCGCGAATATAGTCCAGCGTGTGCGGTCGTTGGGGATGACGCGCGATCTGCACAACATCCCAGGGCGTCAGGCTGCCGTGTGGATGATGCTCTTCAGCCATAGATCTCCTCATAGCCGGTCAGCCCGGTGCTGCGTCCATTGCTTTCGGTGACAAGCGGCTGATCGTCGGGCCTGCGGTTCGCGTACAGGCCCACAATGCGTGTCAGCACCATCCGCAGCTCGGCGCGCGGCGATACAATATCGATCATGCCGTGCTGGAGCAGAAACTCCGAGGTCTGAAAATCGGCGGGCAGCTTTTGCCGGATCGTCTGCTCGATCACTCGTGGACCGGCAAAGCCCACATGCGCCTTCGGCTCGGCGATGATAATATCGGCGGATGAGGCGTGCGCGGCGGTGACACCGCCATAGCATGGGTCGACGAGCAGCGAGATATGAGGCTGCCCGGCCTCGCCCAGCCGCGACAGCGCCACCGAAACCTTCGCCATCTGCATCAGGGACAGGATGCCCTCGTGCATCCGTGCGCCGCCCGACGAGTTGATCGTCAGCAGGGGAATGCCCCGCTTGGCGGCTCGCTCCGCCGACCGCGCGATCTTCTCCCCGACGACCGCGCCCATCGAGCCGCCCATGAAGGCGAACTCGCTGATACAGAGCGCCAGGGGCAGCTCTCCGATGGTGCCGATCCCGCAGACCGCCGCATCCAAACGTCCGGTCGCGTCGCGCAGCCCTTGCAGCTTTTTGGCGTAGTTATCTTTCGGCGAAACAAAGCCGAGCGGATCGCTCGAAGCGATATCGGCATCGTACTCCTGCCACGCGCCCGCATCGACCAGCAGGTCGATCCACTCTTGCGCGCTCAGGCGCTCATGGTGGCCGCAGCGCGGGCAGACTTTGGCATTGTCTACGAATTGTTTGGAGAAAATGAGTTCGTTACAGCCGCTGCACTTCTGCCACAAATCGTCAGGAATTTGCTGCTCAACTCTACGATTAGTTGTAAAGTAGCGCGGTGTGCGCCGCAAAAAGTCTTTCACGTTCTGGCCTCCCGTGGATTGAACATTATAGCACGTGCGTCCAATCCCTCTAGCAGCGGGCAGTGTTGCTCAATCACTCGTCGCTATCTCCTGCATGATTACGGTGGGCACGTTCGTGCATATCCAATGGTCGTGCGCCGCCCTCGGAAAAATGGAGCCGTCGGTGAGAATGGGTCGCCAGGGGCGCTTCCAGCACGTCGCTCTCGCTGAGCGTCCGGCGCATGATAAGCTGGGTACCAACAAATCCTTGTTTGCCGTAGAAGCGTTGGGCCTGATAGTTGGTAGCGGTAACGTAGAGCTGCATGATCCGCAGGTTGCGGCGGAGCGCCCAGGCGTACGCCTGCTCCATCAACAGATCCGCAACATCGCTTCCGCGATATTCGGGATCGACATACAGGCCGACGATCTCGGCCCAGTATCGATGACGATAGAGCGGCGAGTCCGCGTGCAGCTCTACGAGAACAAATCCAACCACGCGAGAATTATCGCGCGCCAGCAGCCAGGAGCTATCGGCGGAGTCCTCGGATTGTTGCAAATACTGATGGACGAGCTCCTCCCAGCCGTCGGCGAGCGCAAAGCGCGGATCGAGTTGGCTATTATACCGGTGCAACTCGCCAAACAATCGGATCACCTCTGCCGCGTCGGCGGGTGTCGCTGCAACGATGTCGATTGGTCGCATATGACCGCCCTGTCCTACCACATTCTGCGCCGCTCGCTCGACACCTCAGCCGAGATCACATAAACGGCGGCACATCACCGCCGTTCGATCTAGCATTTGATGTTCCGCCATTAGCGACAGGCTGCTAACAGCGCCGATGCAGCCGCTCCCCACGTCTAGATGCGTGGCCTACCGCGCTTCCAGGGCAATCCACTCGCCGATCTCATCGGTCGGCTGATCGGCGTGAAGCAGCTCGCCCGCGTGGAATGATGAGCGCACGAACGGCCCGGCAAACGTGGCCCGAAAACCAAGCTGCTTGCCGTAGCGCCGGTACTCGGCGTAGCGCTCCCGTGGAATATACTCGGAGACGATCACGTGATCTTTGGATGGTTGCAGATACTGGCCGATCGTCACCAGATCGACGCCTACCGCGCGCAGGTCGCGCATGGTCGCAAAGATCTCGTCCGTCGTCTCGCCCAGCCCGACCATAAAGCCGGACTTGGTTGGAATATCGGGCGCGAGAGTTTTAGCGCGCTGCAACAGCTCCAGCGTTCGATCGTAATCGCCCTGCGGACGCACGTCGTCAAAGATACGGCGCACCGTCTCGATATTATGGTTGAGCACATCGGGCGCGGCGTCGAGGACGGCCTGCAATGCTCCGAGATGGCCTTTGAAATCGGGGATCAGCACCTCGACCTGAGTGGTCGGCAGCGCCTGACGCAGGCAGCGGATCGTCGCGGCAAAGTGCGCAGCGCCGCCATCTTTCAGATCATCGCGCGCCACCGCCGTCACGACGACGTATCTCAGGTTGAGACGGCGCGCGGCCTCGGCGACCCGTCGCGGCTCGGTTGGGTCGAGCGGCAGCGGCCTGCCCGTGGTTACATCGCAGTAGTGGCAC from Herpetosiphonaceae bacterium includes the following:
- the accD gene encoding acetyl-CoA carboxylase, carboxyltransferase subunit beta, producing MKDFLRRTPRYFTTNRRVEQQIPDDLWQKCSGCNELIFSKQFVDNAKVCPRCGHHERLSAQEWIDLLVDAGAWQEYDADIASSDPLGFVSPKDNYAKKLQGLRDATGRLDAAVCGIGTIGELPLALCISEFAFMGGSMGAVVGEKIARSAERAAKRGIPLLTINSSGGARMHEGILSLMQMAKVSVALSRLGEAGQPHISLLVDPCYGGVTAAHASSADIIIAEPKAHVGFAGPRVIEQTIRQKLPADFQTSEFLLQHGMIDIVSPRAELRMVLTRIVGLYANRRPDDQPLVTESNGRSTGLTGYEEIYG
- a CDS encoding GNAT family N-acetyltransferase, coding for MRPIDIVAATPADAAEVIRLFGELHRYNSQLDPRFALADGWEELVHQYLQQSEDSADSSWLLARDNSRVVGFVLVELHADSPLYRHRYWAEIVGLYVDPEYRGSDVADLLMEQAYAWALRRNLRIMQLYVTATNYQAQRFYGKQGFVGTQLIMRRTLSESDVLEAPLATHSHRRLHFSEGGARPLDMHERAHRNHAGDSDE
- the lipA gene encoding lipoyl synthase yields the protein MPQSSGYQRKPSWLLKKIERTPETREVKHLLRDLGLNTVCEEASCPNLSECFGRRTATFMIGGDRCTRRCHYCDVTTGRPLPLDPTEPRRVAEAARRLNLRYVVVTAVARDDLKDGGAAHFAATIRCLRQALPTTQVEVLIPDFKGHLGALQAVLDAAPDVLNHNIETVRRIFDDVRPQGDYDRTLELLQRAKTLAPDIPTKSGFMVGLGETTDEIFATMRDLRAVGVDLVTIGQYLQPSKDHVIVSEYIPRERYAEYRRYGKQLGFRATFAGPFVRSSFHAGELLHADQPTDEIGEWIALEAR